One window from the genome of Scyliorhinus torazame isolate Kashiwa2021f chromosome 3, sScyTor2.1, whole genome shotgun sequence encodes:
- the LOC140409011 gene encoding probable glutathione peroxidase 8-B, with product MESVPAFLQKSWTPKGRIFAVFACMLLCLAALGVLQLKLFKPKHKDFYSFQVLSSKGKPVSLEKYRGKASLVVNVASKCEHTEKNYRALQEMQRELGPMHFNVLAFPCNQFGKSEPATNSHIDSFSKTSHGVTFPVFGKIKVLGNESEPAFRYLIDTTKMEPRWNFWKYLVNPKGQVIKVWRTEDPMAAIKQEVSELVANIILKRRDEF from the exons ATGGAGTCTGTGCCCGCTTTCCTGCAGAAATCCTGGACGCCGAAAGGCCGAATCTTTGCTGTCTTCGCGTGTATGTTGCTCTGCCTGGCCGCGCTCGGCGTCCTGCAACTCAAACTCTTCAAACCCAAACACAAAGACTTCTACTCTTTCCAAGTCCTGAGTTCCAAAGGGAAGCCCGTCTCCCTGGAAAAATACAGAGGCAAA GCTTCTCTAGTTGTAAACGTGGCGAGTAAGTGCGAGCACACAGAGAAGAACTACCGGGCCCTGCAGGAGATGCAGAGAGAGCTCGGGCCCATGCACTTCAACGTACTGGCATTCCCCTGCAACCAGTTCGGAAAATCGGAGCCCGCCACCAACTCCCACATCGACAGCTTCTCCAAAACCAGTCATGGAGTCACTTTTCCTGTTTTCGGCAAGATCAAAGTGTTGGGCAACGAGAGTGAGCCTGCATTTCGCTATCTCATCG atACTACAAAGATGGAACCTCGATGGAACTTCTGGAAATATCTGGTTAACCCAAAGGGACAGGTGATAAAGGTCTGGCGAACTGAAGATCCCATGGCAGCCATCAAGCAAGAAGTGTCAGAATTAGTGGCAAACATCATTTTGAAAAGAAGAGATGAATTTTGA